The Chthoniobacterales bacterium genome includes a window with the following:
- a CDS encoding PhoH family protein, which produces MQYPSGPNDGQTGDLQLPTPSPTNSSKRAKKTPGRIKNYVLDTNVLLHDPNSLHRFEDNHVWIPVEVLTELDKFKNEQNERGANARTVHRTLSQIFGHNRPAVIKGATMPNGGSIRIAVNDRVANKPDTKLKRFQTLFPESGITDNRIIASALEIERRCLDGSPTILVTKDLNMLLKALAIGLEAEDYLNDKVETENIDSQLATIEVAAHELQRFGSSRVLTISDKRTRDLLLNEYVLLAVDDNKMLPARHIGDGIFKRLTIPAGLEIPKGITLKPANAGQQCLLDALLDPTISLVTCYGQAGTGKTLMAVAAGLYATYGNIYNGITVSRPVVAMGDTLGFLPGTLDEKMRPWLQSIYDAFDVLLPQRSFHGEGKNGKIKKLPESSAGMPQMKPYEKLIEQGLVEIEALCYIRGRSIPNRFFVLDEAQQITPLEAKTVVTRMSRGSKLVMVGDPAQIDHPYVDSHSNGLVFTRDRLKGQAITAHVTLSKGERSPLADIGANLM; this is translated from the coding sequence ATGCAATATCCTTCCGGTCCCAATGATGGGCAGACTGGCGATCTGCAGCTTCCCACTCCCTCGCCTACAAATTCGTCCAAGCGGGCGAAAAAAACTCCAGGCCGCATCAAGAATTACGTTCTCGATACCAACGTCCTGCTCCACGATCCGAACAGCCTGCATCGTTTCGAGGACAACCACGTCTGGATTCCCGTCGAAGTCCTGACCGAGCTCGACAAATTTAAGAACGAGCAAAACGAGCGAGGTGCCAACGCCCGCACCGTGCATCGCACGCTTTCCCAAATTTTTGGCCACAACCGTCCCGCCGTCATCAAGGGCGCGACCATGCCCAACGGCGGCAGCATTCGCATCGCGGTGAATGATCGCGTCGCGAACAAGCCCGACACCAAGCTGAAGCGGTTCCAAACGCTCTTTCCCGAGAGCGGCATCACCGACAATCGCATCATCGCCAGCGCCCTCGAAATCGAACGCCGCTGCCTTGATGGTAGCCCCACGATTTTGGTCACCAAAGACCTCAACATGCTCCTCAAGGCGCTCGCCATCGGATTGGAAGCCGAGGATTATCTCAACGACAAAGTCGAGACCGAGAACATTGATTCGCAGCTCGCCACCATCGAGGTCGCGGCCCACGAATTGCAGCGGTTTGGCAGCTCCCGCGTGCTCACGATTTCCGACAAGCGGACCCGCGACCTGCTGCTCAACGAATACGTTCTCCTCGCCGTCGATGACAACAAAATGCTCCCGGCGCGTCACATCGGCGACGGCATTTTCAAGCGGCTGACCATTCCCGCCGGGCTCGAAATCCCCAAAGGCATCACGCTCAAACCCGCCAACGCCGGCCAGCAATGCCTCCTCGACGCGCTCCTCGATCCCACGATTTCACTCGTCACCTGCTACGGGCAGGCCGGCACCGGCAAGACGCTCATGGCCGTCGCCGCCGGGCTCTACGCGACCTACGGCAACATCTATAATGGCATCACGGTCAGCCGCCCGGTCGTCGCGATGGGCGATACCCTGGGCTTCCTCCCCGGCACCCTCGACGAAAAAATGCGGCCCTGGTTGCAATCCATTTACGACGCCTTCGACGTTCTCCTGCCCCAGCGCTCCTTCCATGGCGAAGGCAAGAATGGCAAAATCAAAAAACTCCCCGAATCTTCTGCCGGCATGCCGCAAATGAAGCCCTACGAGAAGTTGATCGAGCAGGGACTCGTGGAAATCGAGGCGCTTTGCTACATCCGCGGACGCTCCATTCCGAATCGGTTCTTCGTTCTCGACGAGGCGCAGCAAATCACCCCGTTGGAAGCGAAAACGGTCGTCACCCGCATGTCGCGCGGCTCGAAGCTCGTGATGGTCGGCGACCCGGCGCAGATCGATCATCCCTATGTGGACAGCCATTCCAATGGGCTCGTCTTCACCCGCGACCGGTTGAAAGGCCAAGCCATCACCGCGCACGTCACACTCTCCAAAGGCGAGCGCAGCCCGCTTGCCGACATCGGCGCGAATCTGATGTAA
- a CDS encoding PEP-CTERM sorting domain-containing protein — MKSNRITICTTQPVLSKIILASIIAVSGQFSVSTMNATARTWNNAGIDFNTATNWTTTTPGLGDVAQFNAVETVQPNLSASLSIAGLYFSGTGSSGYDLTNTNSAVLTLTGYSTTGSGGTSNSSAAAIRSEITSGTNTIDAPLVIAPAVVPNSSIFYQANGGTLVVNGPVSGGTNLSLKGTSGGIIQLNGGNAFATGSIDTAGIVVVVGNDSGLGSGTFSVNSTASLQAGGASRTLSNNIVLAGSTTLSGSNAFTLNGTVTSSGSNSRSLTVSNTGGAIIGGNLVLQEATATGRTFTILGTSAVSVNGVVQDGGTGPAILKYTGSSTLTLSNANTYSGGTQMTVTGSTIIANSDGALGAGNVTLTIAGATLTLQNGTTQNYISDSATLSLLTGDTVNLSFLGTDTVSSLIIDATAQAAGIYNATTNPGLFIGTGSITVVPEPSTYAMLLSGAGLMILMARRKRAEARI; from the coding sequence ATGAAATCCAACCGCATCACCATTTGCACGACTCAACCTGTTCTCTCTAAAATCATCCTCGCCAGCATTATTGCTGTCAGCGGCCAATTTTCTGTCTCGACGATGAACGCAACAGCCAGAACATGGAATAACGCGGGAATAGACTTTAACACTGCCACCAACTGGACTACTACGACTCCAGGACTGGGAGATGTAGCCCAATTTAATGCGGTCGAAACCGTGCAGCCTAATCTTAGCGCGTCTCTTTCAATTGCCGGCCTTTATTTTAGCGGCACTGGCTCCTCTGGATATGATCTGACTAATACTAACAGCGCTGTTCTCACACTTACTGGCTACAGCACAACCGGCTCAGGGGGCACATCCAATTCAAGCGCCGCAGCCATCCGCTCCGAAATTACTTCTGGCACAAACACGATCGATGCTCCTTTGGTGATTGCACCTGCGGTCGTTCCCAACTCATCAATATTTTACCAAGCGAACGGAGGCACGCTAGTCGTAAATGGCCCTGTATCGGGCGGAACCAATTTGAGCTTGAAGGGAACGAGCGGCGGAATCATCCAACTCAACGGGGGAAATGCCTTTGCAACCGGCTCCATAGATACTGCAGGTATAGTTGTAGTTGTGGGCAACGACAGCGGCTTGGGCAGCGGGACGTTTTCTGTTAATAGCACGGCGTCACTACAAGCTGGTGGTGCCAGCCGAACTCTCTCGAATAATATTGTTCTCGCAGGCAGTACGACACTCAGCGGCAGTAACGCTTTCACTCTCAACGGCACTGTCACCAGTTCTGGTTCCAATAGCCGCAGTCTCACGGTCAGCAATACGGGCGGGGCTATCATTGGAGGGAACTTGGTCCTTCAAGAAGCCACTGCGACAGGCCGAACTTTTACGATCCTCGGCACCTCCGCAGTATCCGTAAATGGCGTGGTGCAGGATGGAGGAACAGGGCCAGCGATACTGAAATACACCGGCTCCAGCACACTGACACTTAGTAACGCCAACACTTATTCGGGAGGCACCCAGATGACCGTAACGGGTAGCACGATCATCGCCAATAGCGATGGAGCCTTGGGCGCGGGGAATGTCACGTTGACCATTGCTGGTGCGACGTTGACTCTGCAAAATGGCACTACTCAAAACTACATCAGCGACAGCGCTACGCTGAGCCTCTTAACAGGAGATACAGTTAATCTGAGTTTTCTAGGCACCGACACTGTTTCCTCGCTAATAATCGATGCCACAGCACAAGCTGCCGGAATCTATAACGCCACCACAAATCCGGGCCTTTTCATCGGCACGGGTTCCATTACTGTGGTTCCCGAGCCTTCTACCTACGCAATGCTGTTGAGTGGTGCTGGGCTGATGATCCTGATGGCTCGCCGCAAGCGTGCTGAGGCTCGCATCTAA
- a CDS encoding L,D-transpeptidase, whose protein sequence is MDTHIEINLRRQRLTLHRNGSPVFACAISSSFVGTGSKPNSNRTPLGNFVIAEKIGAGAPLGSVFRSRQITGALADPHSPDDQITTRILWLDGVDPENANTRSRYIYLHGTNHEDQLGLPTSHGCIRLTNTMMADLFALVETGTSLDIAP, encoded by the coding sequence ATGGATACGCACATCGAGATCAATCTTCGGCGACAGCGGCTCACGCTCCATCGCAATGGAAGTCCGGTCTTTGCCTGCGCCATTTCATCGTCCTTCGTCGGCACCGGCAGCAAGCCCAATAGCAATCGAACTCCGCTCGGAAATTTCGTCATCGCGGAAAAGATCGGGGCCGGTGCGCCGCTCGGGAGTGTCTTTCGCAGTCGCCAGATCACGGGAGCACTGGCCGATCCGCATTCACCCGACGACCAGATTACCACGCGCATTCTCTGGCTGGACGGCGTTGATCCCGAAAACGCCAACACGCGCAGCCGCTACATTTATCTGCACGGCACCAATCACGAGGATCAACTCGGACTCCCGACCAGCCACGGCTGCATCCGGCTGACAAATACGATGATGGCCGATCTCTTTGCATTAGTGGAAACGGGCACGTCCCTCGACATTGCACCCTAA
- a CDS encoding aspartate-semialdehyde dehydrogenase — MSKSYHVAIVGATGAVGIEMIRVLERRNFPVAKLTLLASARSAGKTLTFKGEPIVVQELTENSFVGVDIALFSAGGGISKQYAPHAVAADAVVVDNSSAFRMDPNVPLVIPEINGADAAQHRGIIANPNCTTAVTLMALHPLHEAFGVTRVWASSYQAVSGTGAAAIIELEEQVKAIVAGTEIPRSVYPYQIAFNALPQVDSFLDDGYTKEEMKMQYEGRRILHHSRFKASVTCVRVPVYRAHSVAISAEFERPVSLDKAYAALRQAPGLKVTDDPANQKYPMPIFTAGQDDCEVGRLRLDCALDNGLAFWVSGDQILKGAALNAVQIAELLV; from the coding sequence ATGAGCAAGTCCTATCATGTAGCCATTGTGGGCGCAACCGGAGCCGTAGGGATCGAAATGATCCGCGTGCTGGAGCGCCGCAATTTCCCCGTCGCTAAACTCACCCTGCTGGCCTCGGCCCGTTCCGCTGGCAAGACGCTCACCTTCAAGGGCGAGCCTATCGTCGTGCAGGAGCTCACGGAAAACTCTTTCGTCGGAGTGGACATCGCGCTTTTCTCCGCTGGCGGCGGCATCTCGAAACAATACGCGCCGCACGCCGTGGCTGCCGACGCCGTCGTGGTGGATAATTCCTCCGCCTTCCGCATGGACCCAAACGTCCCGCTGGTCATCCCCGAAATCAACGGAGCCGACGCCGCGCAGCATCGCGGGATCATTGCCAACCCAAATTGCACCACCGCGGTCACGCTCATGGCGCTGCATCCGCTGCACGAAGCGTTTGGCGTCACGCGCGTCTGGGCGTCGAGCTATCAGGCCGTCTCCGGCACCGGCGCGGCGGCGATCATCGAGCTCGAGGAGCAGGTGAAGGCCATTGTGGCAGGCACTGAGATTCCGCGCAGCGTTTACCCGTATCAAATCGCCTTCAACGCGCTCCCTCAGGTCGATTCCTTTCTCGACGATGGCTACACGAAGGAGGAGATGAAAATGCAATACGAAGGCCGCCGCATCCTGCATCATTCGCGCTTCAAAGCCTCGGTCACCTGTGTGCGCGTGCCGGTTTATCGAGCGCATTCCGTGGCGATCAGCGCTGAGTTTGAGCGCCCGGTGTCCTTGGACAAAGCCTACGCCGCGCTGCGCCAGGCACCGGGCCTCAAAGTCACCGACGATCCGGCGAACCAAAAATATCCAATGCCCATCTTCACCGCTGGCCAGGACGATTGCGAAGTGGGCCGACTCCGACTCGATTGTGCGCTGGACAACGGCCTCGCCTTCTGGGTTAGCGGCGATCAGATCTTGAAAGGCGCCGCGCTCAACGCCGTGCAAATCGCCGAGCTGCTGGTGTAG
- a CDS encoding glycosyltransferase family 4 protein, which translates to MSRFAYLLERYPAFTQTFIVREVEEMRRQGVGAPVVSLRSAEENVQSSSNVIYAPESDALVAEIKRRRAAAELPKKINQRLEAWGKEPDKLRLYEAIWTGDLLQKRGIRHVHVHFAGLAARTACLMKELYGITYSFTGHAQDIFCKTEHTIDLGRLIREASAVITVADFSAKHLQHTYPAMVRKIHRVYNGLALPETPPERRPGSPPLILSVGRLIAKKGFADLIAACVILKTSGVPFQCQIVGDGPLEDELQAQISESSLSEMVTLTGPKSQSEISALLDQTQVFALAAVVLSDGDSDNLPTVITEAMAHGVPVVSTRVAGIPEQVDDGKTGFLVSPGDVAAFAEKLKILLTDNTLTQVFGPAAFARAQSEFSLTATVSQLRKFVVPTPWWKIC; encoded by the coding sequence ATGAGCCGCTTTGCCTATCTGCTGGAGCGGTATCCGGCGTTCACGCAGACGTTCATCGTCCGGGAAGTCGAGGAAATGCGGCGACAGGGTGTCGGGGCTCCGGTCGTTTCCCTGCGGTCAGCGGAGGAAAATGTCCAGTCGAGTTCCAACGTTATCTACGCGCCCGAATCCGACGCTCTCGTTGCCGAAATCAAACGCCGTCGCGCTGCTGCCGAACTTCCAAAAAAGATCAACCAGCGCCTCGAAGCCTGGGGCAAGGAACCTGACAAACTCCGTCTTTACGAAGCCATCTGGACCGGGGATCTCCTGCAAAAACGCGGCATCCGCCATGTTCACGTCCACTTTGCCGGACTCGCCGCGCGCACGGCCTGCCTGATGAAGGAACTCTACGGCATCACCTACAGTTTCACCGGACACGCGCAGGATATTTTCTGCAAAACGGAGCACACCATCGACCTCGGACGCCTTATTCGCGAGGCCAGCGCCGTCATCACCGTCGCCGATTTCAGCGCGAAACATCTCCAGCACACCTACCCCGCAATGGTTAGGAAAATCCATCGCGTTTACAACGGACTCGCCCTCCCGGAAACGCCACCGGAGCGTCGGCCTGGCTCGCCGCCGCTGATTCTTTCCGTGGGGCGGCTGATCGCCAAAAAGGGTTTCGCCGACCTCATCGCCGCCTGCGTCATTTTGAAAACGAGCGGAGTTCCATTCCAATGTCAGATCGTCGGCGACGGGCCGCTGGAAGACGAATTGCAGGCGCAAATTTCTGAGTCGAGCTTGAGCGAAATGGTCACGCTCACCGGTCCGAAATCGCAGTCGGAAATCTCCGCGCTCCTCGACCAAACCCAAGTCTTCGCCCTCGCCGCCGTCGTTCTGTCCGATGGCGACAGCGATAATTTGCCCACCGTCATTACCGAGGCGATGGCGCATGGAGTTCCAGTCGTTTCCACTCGAGTCGCGGGCATTCCCGAGCAGGTGGACGATGGAAAAACTGGCTTCCTCGTCTCCCCCGGCGATGTGGCTGCGTTCGCGGAGAAGTTGAAAATCCTCCTCACAGATAACACCCTAACTCAGGTCTTCGGCCCCGCCGCTTTCGCCAGGGCGCAGTCGGAATTTTCCCTCACAGCGACCGTCAGTCAGCTTCGCAAATTCGTCGTCCCCACGCCGTGGTGGAAGATTTGCTAA
- a CDS encoding Amuc_1099 family pilus-like system protein: MRLHKSFALVMALALLAGCGRDSGHAKSDLLKMNYQFNAEDFVRAARAGDEKAVGLFLDAGMDVNTATNNGSTALIGAAENNATEVIKLLGKQNVAYDQKDKEGWTPLMKAIYGNKVDAVQMLAESSKDDLDRGLLLASLLGHTESAQTLLKAGAEVDAMSPEGLTSLTYARKSGNKALEKLLLDAGAEPQSNVTPVLTAATPVPTPNLAGREALLKDLKAMRASSEESWWKKFGLDLNDANIFKKDSDNDGFPNSEEFLADTSPIDPSSHPPAAAKLTWKGYHRESLPYSLDKVEEDSAVLLDKNGTPQKAKAGDVVGDWTVTQVRARKSVDKDGHPYDGSDLLVTDKGGQKIRLIPGIRPPASASYAEVKLPFSDESQHLRVGEELTLPNDGNRRYVVLDLREEQVVLKETKTGQTFTIGR; encoded by the coding sequence ATGAGACTCCACAAATCCTTCGCGCTAGTTATGGCGCTCGCATTGTTAGCAGGATGCGGACGCGACTCGGGCCACGCGAAATCGGATTTGCTGAAGATGAACTACCAGTTCAACGCGGAGGATTTCGTTCGCGCCGCCCGAGCCGGGGATGAGAAGGCCGTCGGGCTTTTTCTCGACGCCGGAATGGATGTGAACACCGCAACTAACAATGGCTCGACCGCGCTGATCGGAGCCGCCGAAAACAACGCCACCGAGGTGATTAAGTTGTTAGGAAAACAAAACGTAGCCTACGATCAAAAGGACAAGGAAGGCTGGACGCCGCTGATGAAGGCAATCTACGGAAACAAGGTCGATGCGGTGCAGATGCTGGCGGAGAGTTCCAAGGACGATCTGGACCGTGGGTTGTTACTGGCGAGTTTGCTGGGTCACACCGAGTCGGCCCAGACGCTGCTCAAGGCCGGAGCCGAGGTGGATGCAATGAGTCCGGAGGGTCTAACCTCGCTGACCTATGCTAGAAAGTCGGGCAATAAAGCCCTCGAAAAACTCCTGCTCGATGCTGGCGCGGAGCCACAGTCGAATGTAACTCCCGTCTTAACCGCCGCGACTCCCGTGCCGACTCCTAACCTCGCTGGACGCGAGGCGTTGTTGAAGGATCTGAAGGCAATGCGGGCCTCATCCGAGGAGTCGTGGTGGAAGAAGTTCGGGCTCGATCTGAACGATGCTAACATTTTCAAAAAGGACAGCGACAACGACGGCTTTCCTAACAGTGAGGAATTCCTCGCCGACACGAGTCCGATCGATCCATCGTCGCATCCGCCCGCTGCGGCCAAACTCACCTGGAAGGGTTATCATCGCGAGAGCCTGCCGTATTCGTTGGACAAGGTGGAAGAGGACTCTGCGGTTCTGTTAGATAAGAATGGAACTCCGCAAAAAGCGAAGGCGGGCGATGTGGTCGGCGATTGGACTGTAACTCAAGTGCGCGCCCGGAAATCGGTCGATAAGGACGGGCATCCGTATGATGGCAGCGATTTGTTAGTCACAGACAAAGGCGGGCAGAAAATCCGGCTCATTCCGGGGATTCGTCCGCCGGCGAGCGCGTCGTATGCCGAGGTGAAATTGCCGTTTTCCGATGAATCGCAGCACTTACGCGTGGGCGAGGAACTAACATTGCCGAACGATGGCAACCGGCGTTACGTGGTGCTCGATCTGCGCGAGGAGCAGGTCGTGCTGAAGGAAACGAAGACGGGTCAGACGTTTACGATTGGACGTTAG
- a CDS encoding alpha-1,4-glucan--maltose-1-phosphate maltosyltransferase — translation MIPTTRTTVVIENVSPLLDGGLYPLKRLVGDDLTLSADIFRDGHDILTARLKWRKLGDANWFQTVMRPLVNDRWEGTCSFFENATYEVTIEAWTDLFQTWQHEFEKKFHGGLTELTSEILEGAAIVDAASKQARSPADKKILKRFSDRIRLGANDEVFRISENTELIALMTHYQDRSLSTELKPYVSVVVDRKRAGFAAWYEFFPRNAEGRADRGSTFRDCLPRIDDAKAMGFDVIYFPPIHPIGLSNRKGKNNSTTCEPGEPGVPYAIGNRHQGCPNGGGHKDVAPELGTLEDFDWLVGEIAKRGMEVALDFAINSSPDHPYVAEHPDWFFKRPDGTIKYAENPPKKYEDVYPLNFYCKDWKNLWQEMRDIILFWCGHGVKTFRVDNPHTKPVAFWEFVISEVRTQYPDTIFLSEAFTKPKMMKALAKAGFTQGYTYFTWRVSKAELTEYFTELTQTDMKECFRANLWPNTPDILPLHLQNAPRSMFKIRAILAATLSPIYGIYSGFELCENEPYPNKEEYNYSEKYQWKERDWNAPGNIKDLITSLNRIRHKNRAFQIYANLRFARIENEQLLAYSKRTLAGDNILLTIVNLDPNYSQSGFIELPLREWGIATNEPFLAEDLLSGDRFTWTGVRQFVKLDPDSKPAHILRIRRLA, via the coding sequence GTGATCCCGACCACCCGCACCACTGTCGTCATTGAAAATGTCTCGCCGCTGCTCGATGGCGGGCTTTATCCCCTCAAGCGCCTCGTCGGTGATGATCTCACCCTCAGCGCGGATATTTTTCGCGACGGGCACGACATTCTCACCGCCCGCCTGAAGTGGCGGAAACTGGGCGACGCAAATTGGTTTCAAACCGTCATGCGCCCCCTCGTCAATGATCGCTGGGAGGGGACTTGTTCGTTCTTCGAGAACGCGACCTACGAGGTAACGATCGAGGCGTGGACCGATCTTTTTCAGACGTGGCAGCACGAATTTGAGAAAAAATTTCACGGCGGTCTGACGGAGCTGACCAGCGAAATTCTCGAGGGCGCGGCCATCGTCGATGCGGCGTCGAAACAGGCCCGCTCGCCCGCCGACAAGAAGATCCTGAAGCGTTTCTCCGACCGCATCCGGCTCGGTGCGAATGACGAGGTGTTCCGCATTTCCGAGAACACGGAGCTGATCGCGCTGATGACGCATTACCAGGACCGCTCGCTTTCAACCGAGTTGAAGCCTTATGTGAGCGTCGTCGTGGATCGGAAACGCGCGGGTTTTGCGGCGTGGTATGAATTTTTTCCCCGCAACGCCGAGGGTCGCGCCGACCGCGGCTCGACGTTCCGCGATTGTCTGCCGCGCATTGACGATGCGAAAGCGATGGGATTCGACGTGATCTATTTCCCGCCGATTCATCCCATCGGTCTCTCGAATCGCAAGGGCAAAAACAACTCGACGACCTGCGAGCCGGGCGAACCGGGCGTGCCCTACGCCATCGGCAACCGGCATCAGGGTTGTCCAAACGGGGGCGGTCACAAGGATGTCGCGCCGGAGCTGGGAACGCTGGAAGATTTCGATTGGTTAGTCGGCGAGATCGCGAAGAGAGGAATGGAAGTCGCCCTCGACTTCGCGATTAACAGTTCGCCCGATCATCCCTACGTCGCGGAGCATCCAGATTGGTTCTTCAAGCGGCCCGATGGCACGATCAAGTACGCGGAAAATCCGCCGAAGAAATACGAGGATGTTTATCCGCTGAACTTCTATTGCAAGGATTGGAAAAATCTCTGGCAGGAGATGCGCGACATTATTCTTTTCTGGTGCGGCCACGGTGTGAAAACCTTCCGCGTGGACAATCCCCACACCAAGCCCGTGGCGTTCTGGGAGTTTGTCATCAGCGAGGTTAGAACTCAGTATCCCGATACTATTTTCCTAAGCGAGGCCTTTACCAAGCCGAAGATGATGAAGGCGCTGGCGAAGGCGGGCTTCACCCAGGGCTACACCTACTTCACCTGGCGCGTGAGCAAGGCGGAACTCACCGAGTATTTCACCGAGCTGACCCAGACCGATATGAAGGAATGTTTCCGGGCCAACTTGTGGCCGAACACGCCCGACATTCTCCCGCTGCATTTGCAAAATGCGCCGCGCTCGATGTTCAAGATTCGCGCGATATTAGCGGCCACGCTGTCGCCGATCTATGGCATCTACAGCGGCTTCGAGTTATGCGAGAATGAGCCCTATCCTAACAAGGAGGAATATAACTACTCCGAGAAGTATCAGTGGAAGGAACGCGACTGGAACGCGCCGGGAAACATCAAGGATTTGATCACGAGCTTGAACCGAATCCGGCACAAAAACCGCGCGTTTCAGATCTACGCCAACCTGCGTTTCGCACGGATCGAAAACGAACAGCTGCTGGCCTACAGCAAGCGCACGCTGGCCGGTGATAACATTCTCCTAACCATCGTCAACCTCGATCCTAACTATTCGCAGTCGGGCTTCATCGAACTCCCGCTGCGCGAGTGGGGCATCGCCACAAATGAGCCGTTTCTCGCCGAGGATCTTCTCTCCGGCGACCGCTTCACTTGGACGGGTGTGCGGCAGTTTGTGAAGCTGGACCCGGACTCGAAACCGGCGCATATTCTCCGCATTCGCCGACTTGCATGA
- the dinB gene encoding DNA polymerase IV, which translates to MLTSLVSVAERKIIHLDMDAFYASIEIRDRPELAGLPVAVGGTSSQRGVLTTCNYEARKYGCHSAMPTFQALQKCPQLILLPTRFDVYRAESETIRAILRRHTPLVEPLSLDEAYLDVTAHNGDPAALAYVIRRQIFQKTKLPASAGIAPNKLLAKIASDWRKPNGQFQIRPDDIPAFMDTLPVKRIWGIGRVSADKLEKLGVTTCGQLQAFSRIEMAQLFGKFGLELYQLCRGYDERPVEPHRERKSLSTERTYSINLDTLDACIERLPALFEELQTDLASKKDLPPIAGIFLKLKFSDFTRTSVDRAGLAPEFQSYLSLLREGHARTGKPVRLMGVGVRFQDPDAIPQMELELD; encoded by the coding sequence GTGCTAACGTCGCTCGTGTCCGTCGCCGAACGCAAAATCATCCACCTCGACATGGACGCCTTCTACGCCTCCATCGAAATCCGCGACCGCCCCGAACTCGCCGGGCTCCCCGTCGCCGTCGGCGGCACCAGCTCCCAGCGCGGCGTCCTCACCACCTGCAACTACGAGGCGCGCAAATACGGCTGCCACTCCGCCATGCCCACGTTTCAGGCCCTGCAAAAATGCCCGCAACTCATCCTCCTCCCCACCCGCTTCGACGTTTACCGGGCCGAGTCCGAGACGATTCGCGCCATCCTCCGCCGCCACACCCCGCTCGTCGAGCCCCTCTCCCTCGACGAAGCCTACCTCGACGTCACCGCGCATAACGGCGATCCCGCCGCGCTCGCCTACGTCATCCGGCGGCAGATCTTTCAAAAAACAAAACTCCCCGCCTCCGCCGGCATCGCGCCCAATAAGCTCCTCGCCAAAATCGCCTCCGACTGGCGCAAACCCAACGGCCAATTCCAAATCCGCCCCGACGACATCCCGGCGTTCATGGACACGCTACCCGTCAAACGCATCTGGGGCATCGGCCGGGTCAGCGCCGACAAACTCGAGAAACTTGGCGTCACCACCTGCGGCCAGCTCCAAGCGTTCAGCCGCATTGAAATGGCCCAGCTCTTCGGCAAATTTGGCCTTGAACTTTACCAGCTCTGCCGCGGCTACGACGAACGCCCCGTCGAACCCCATCGCGAACGCAAATCCCTCAGCACCGAGCGCACTTATTCCATCAACCTCGACACGCTCGACGCCTGTATCGAGCGCCTGCCCGCTCTCTTCGAGGAACTGCAAACCGACCTCGCTTCCAAGAAGGATCTCCCGCCCATCGCCGGCATTTTCCTGAAGCTGAAATTCAGCGACTTCACCCGCACCAGCGTGGATCGCGCCGGACTCGCGCCCGAGTTCCAGTCGTATCTATCCTTGCTCCGGGAAGGTCACGCCCGCACCGGCAAACCCGTCCGCCTGATGGGAGTCGGAGTCCGCTTCCAAGACCCCGACGCCATTCCCCAGATGGAACTGGAACTCGACTGA
- the rpsT gene encoding 30S ribosomal protein S20 — protein MANTKSAAKRARQTIVRTQRNRAIVSGVKNQQKRVRAAIAGGKKDVALAESIKLASVLDKAAKRGAIHTNAASRQKSRTTKAIVALA, from the coding sequence ATGGCCAATACCAAATCCGCTGCTAAACGCGCCCGTCAAACCATCGTTCGCACCCAACGCAATCGTGCGATTGTTTCCGGTGTGAAGAATCAACAAAAACGCGTCCGCGCAGCCATCGCCGGTGGCAAGAAAGACGTCGCCCTCGCCGAGTCGATCAAGCTCGCCTCCGTTCTCGACAAAGCCGCCAAGCGTGGCGCGATTCACACGAACGCCGCCAGCCGCCAGAAAAGCCGCACCACCAAGGCCATCGTCGCCCTGGCTTGA